A genomic stretch from Vicinamibacteria bacterium includes:
- the peaA gene encoding quinohemoprotein amine dehydrogenase subunit alpha yields the protein MGSRLILILALSWFVVRPSTASEGIPVGNELVRTACGACHESDDQGRMSRISYLRKTPEGWQLTLKRMIRTAKLDLSPEQARAIVRYLADHHGLAPEEARPYFYAAEKRPKLENIEDEEIRDTCVRCHLGARFLAQRRTKEEWELLKGMHIGYFPLIEFQTFRAASPLAGDSPSEGDENGTGWRADRVLDKLARTHPLETPEWKRFAAKSSARTLEGRWLLRAHQPGRGPASGILSMTPQGEDYVYDGDIVLADGSRHRREGKGVLYTGYAWRGTSNGEGLGELREVLILSEDGSKLEGRFFEGTFGELGLDVSLERLGGDPRIAAVWPRSAKAGAGAITVRILGANLEGLSTDDLDLGQGIRVARILTSSPDVLTVELDVSREALPGYRNVFLGAAASVDAFAVYDSVDYVKVLPEEALARVGGVNVPKQYAKFEAVAYHRGADDEPLTADDVNLGTVPAEWNLEEYHIRHDDDDIDFVGTIDQDGFFTPNQEGPNTERELNADNFGDVWVVASYTPPGSQEVLRGRSRLVVTIPLYLYWDLFP from the coding sequence TGTCGCGAATCTCCTACCTGCGCAAGACCCCCGAAGGGTGGCAGCTCACGTTGAAACGGATGATCCGTACGGCGAAGCTGGACCTCTCTCCCGAACAGGCTCGGGCAATTGTTCGATATCTCGCCGACCACCATGGCCTGGCGCCCGAGGAGGCGAGACCCTATTTCTACGCTGCCGAGAAGAGGCCGAAGCTCGAGAACATCGAGGACGAAGAGATCCGGGATACCTGCGTGCGCTGTCACCTCGGAGCCCGGTTCCTTGCTCAGAGGCGCACGAAGGAGGAGTGGGAGCTCCTCAAGGGGATGCATATCGGCTATTTCCCTCTAATCGAGTTTCAGACTTTCCGTGCGGCCTCGCCATTGGCGGGGGACTCACCGAGCGAGGGAGACGAGAACGGAACGGGCTGGCGCGCCGACCGGGTGCTCGACAAGCTGGCCAGGACCCATCCATTGGAAACTCCGGAATGGAAGCGCTTCGCAGCGAAGTCGTCGGCGCGGACGCTCGAGGGGCGGTGGCTTCTGCGTGCCCATCAACCGGGACGAGGACCCGCATCGGGCATCCTCTCGATGACTCCCCAGGGCGAGGACTACGTCTACGACGGTGACATCGTTCTCGCCGACGGAAGCCGGCACCGCCGTGAGGGAAAAGGGGTCCTCTATACCGGCTACGCCTGGCGCGGCACTTCGAACGGAGAAGGACTGGGGGAGCTGAGGGAGGTTCTCATCCTCTCCGAGGACGGCTCGAAGCTCGAGGGCCGGTTCTTCGAAGGAACTTTCGGAGAGCTCGGACTCGACGTCAGTCTCGAGCGCCTTGGAGGCGATCCCCGGATCGCGGCCGTTTGGCCGAGGTCGGCCAAGGCGGGTGCGGGGGCAATCACCGTTCGCATTCTCGGGGCGAACCTGGAAGGCCTATCGACCGATGATCTGGACCTCGGCCAGGGGATCCGTGTGGCTCGAATCCTGACAAGCTCGCCCGATGTTCTCACCGTTGAGCTCGACGTTTCCCGAGAGGCTCTCCCCGGCTATCGCAACGTTTTCCTGGGTGCCGCGGCATCGGTCGACGCTTTTGCCGTATACGATTCGGTCGACTACGTGAAGGTCCTGCCCGAGGAAGCCCTCGCCCGGGTCGGAGGGGTGAACGTGCCCAAACAATACGCGAAGTTCGAGGCGGTCGCGTACCATCGTGGCGCCGACGACGAGCCTCTCACCGCGGACGACGTGAACCTGGGAACGGTTCCGGCGGAGTGGAACCTAGAGGAATATCACATTCGCCACGATGACGACGACATCGACTTCGTGGGTACCATCGACCAGGACGGCTTCTTTACTCCCAATCAGGAAGGCCCGAATACCGAACGGGAGCTGAATGCCGACAATTTTGGAGACGTCTGGGTCGTGGCGAGCTACACGCCTCCGGGGTCGCAAGAAGTCCTTCGGGGTCGCTCGCGTCTCGTCGTGACGATTCCGCTCTATCTGTACTGGGATCTCTTTCCATGA